Proteins encoded in a region of the Loxodonta africana isolate mLoxAfr1 chromosome 22, mLoxAfr1.hap2, whole genome shotgun sequence genome:
- the LOC100655611 gene encoding olfactory receptor 5J3-like: MAHENLTEVTEFILLGLTERLDLKVVLFMLFLLIYIISLVGNLGMLFLIQITSKLHTPMYHFLSCLSLVDACYSTVFAPKMLLNFFVEQETISFSACIVQYFLFASLITTEGFLLAAMAYDHYVAIVYPLIYTVTKTKIVCVVLVIGSCVGGLMNSLTHTIGLVKLSFCGPNVISDFFCDLPPLLKLSCSDTSMNELLLLIFSGVIVMITFLIVIISYIFIVSSILRICSTAGRHKAFFTCASHLTAVTLFYGSISFSYIQPSSQYSLEQEKVVSVFYTLVIPMLNPLIYSLRNKEVKDAVKRAIEMKHFPCYFHATHFSK; this comes from the coding sequence ATGGCTCATGAGAATTTGACAGAGGTTACGGAGTTTATCCTACTGGGACTGACAGAGCGTTTGGACCTGAAAGTGGTCCTCTTCATGTTGTTCCTGCTGATTTACATCATTTCTTTGGTGGGGAACCTGGGAATGCTCTTTCTAATCCAAATCACCTCCAAgctccacacacccatgtaccaTTTCCTTAGCTGTCTGTCACTTGTAGATGCCTGCTACTCAACAGTCTTTGCACCCAAAATGCTGCTGAACTTCTTTGTTGAACAGGAGACAATCTCATTTTCTGCATGCATTGTGCAATATTTTTTATTTGCGTCACTCATCACCACTGAGGGCTTCTTGCTGGCAGCAATGGCTTATGATCACTATGTGGCCATTGTATACCCTCTAATTTATACAGTGACCAAGACTAAAATAGTGTGTGTTGTGTTGGTCATAGGATCATGTGTGGGAGGTTTAATGAACTCGTTAACACACACAATTGGCCTGGTGAAACTCTCTTTCTGTGGGCCAAATGTCATCAGTGACTTCTTCTGTGATCTTCCTCCCCTGTTGAAGCTGTCCTGTTCTGATACATCCATGAATGAATTGTTGCTTTTAATCTTCTCTGGTGTGATTGTCATGATCACTTTCTTGATTGTGATCATCTCCTAcatcttcattgtttcttccatcttGAGGATCTGCTCAACGGCCGGTAGACACAAAGCCTTCTTCACCTGTGCTTCACATCTGACAGCTGTGACTTTATTCTATGGTTCTATAAGCTTTAGTTACATTCAGCCAAGCTCTCAATATTCCCTAGAACAAGAAAAGGTGGTGTCTGTGTTTTATACCTTGGTGATTCCCATGTTAAACCCACTGATTTACAGCCTAAGGAACAAGGAAGTAAAGGATGCTGTGAAGAGGGCAATAGAAATGAAACATTTCCCCTGTTACTTTCATGCCACACATTTCTCAAAATAG